In Carassius auratus strain Wakin unplaced genomic scaffold, ASM336829v1 scaf_tig00216435, whole genome shotgun sequence, the sequence AAACTTGGCCCTTTCTTTTAAgattattgttttattgattgattgccaATCAAGGTTAATAAGCAACATAGATGATTTATAAATagctgtagtaaaaaaaaaaaaaaaaagcaggtcaTAATGAACAGATTAACCTGActagttttatttgtaaattcaTTCTGATTTTATTAATGCAAACTCATCACGAAATAATTCGGGATTCCTGTTGACATTATCCAATCCACACTTTTAGAAAGGTGAAGTAAATTCTACATAAGTTACTCTATGTCATATTGCAATCATCAAATTGCtgtaaaatgtgtaattatttcACTATGCAAAATTCTTGTTGATGTTAATGGTctgtatacaaaataaatgttaatattttctgttaaCTTTATGGTAAAAATTAATACACTGCcttacaaaagcattaaaattacactgaatgtataaaaatactattacaaAAAGGTTTGCAGTAATTTACACTACAGGTACAAATCATACAGACTATTTTATTGtcccatacaaaaaaaaagttcaaattccAGAAGAGAACACACCTTTGGATACatcaataattaatataataaactaaacaaattaaactttttctctctttccattGAAACAAGTTCACTGAAGCTGGAATCTGAGCACATGTTCATCCCACCTCCTGAATTACGCCTCAAACCTCTTTAGTGGCCATTTTCATCTTCTCCATTGTTTCCTGTGGGGGGGAAACAGTTCAAAAGTCACACATTTTATCTGCTTTAGGTACATGAAGACCCAGCCAAACAAAACAGATGCCAGGAAGGAAAGTTTCGCATGGCATGATGAAAATGCACATCCCTTTACAGTTAAAGTAGTGGTCTTTAAGCAATACATGATGGTTTTGAACATTATACTCAGTCCCAACCTGATGCTCATTGAGTTCGGCCACTCGCCGAGTCCACTCCTCCTCCGACATCTCCTGATCATTTCCCTCCATTTCCTCCAGCGCAGGGAACTTATTTAAACCTGTAAAGAGAGAAGGGACAGAAAGTCAGACcacattccacagaagaaaaatctaatttaattcagATTTACTCCAAATCCCAACCCCAGAAAAACAGAAGCAATATCCCAGGTTTTAGCTCACCATCACAAATAACAGCAGTGCAGACCCAGTTCCCGCAGGCACAAACACAGCGGTTACATTCCATCTGAGTCTCAGCACCATCCTCGTACGTCTCGTCCTCCAAGGCACACTCTAAAAACATGCAACAGCACTCAATACATATATTTTGCAGACTATATGTTCATACACAGGTCTATAGATGTATTGTACTAGAAAGTGGAGCGAGTGGTTGTAGATCTTACTCCTCTCTGGAGGGTTGAATCCAGGCCTAAGGCAGTTCAAGAACTCATCAAAGCTCAGTTTCCAGTCTGCATTCTCATCAGACAGCTCAATGAGGGCATCCACACACAGACTCCTGCAGAACACATATTTGATTGCATTTTTCAGTGCAATGTTTTTCTTATATCATTCTGTTAACATGAAAATCATTTTCATGGATGCAATCATCCAAAATTGTTACTGGAATAACTagttaccatttaaaataaaaatgaagtttcGTGTAATAGCTCTCTGTGGTTCTTTTTCATGTTAAAGGacattacaaaatgtacaatgaacacttatgtttggtaagtaagatttaaaatatttttgcatacagtgatggcaaagctgaattcagaGCAaccttcagtatcacatgatcctaatATGCGAATTTGCTGCTTAAGGAATTATTTCTatacaaatttttatatatttatgaattttgCTTAATCAATGTTTGAAGAAGAACTTCcatgttaaaatgtgttacagATTGGACAGTAATGGACTATGTACTGAAATATTGTGTTAAACAGCCAAGCAATTCTGCATTTGTATTGCGACCTACAAGCTGTGTTACGTATAGCCTATACATTGGCCATCGAACACCCTCATCTGTAGATATCAGTATCAGCACTGACCTTCTGAAGAACTCGTATCTGACCGAAGACCACTAGAACAGTCACAGCGGTGAATCTCATGGGGTCTTTATCAGATTTACTAATTGATGGATTTTGTGCCCATTTTaattgaccaaaataaaatgcaacttaaatGCTGAatgcacaaagtaaaaacaaGCTGTATATGAAACCAATATCTTGTTTTGTCTTTGTGAGATTAAATTGTAAGCTACTGAAAGACTCGCTTTCTGCTGCGGTCAGAGGACAGTGAGGTCATAATCATCAAGTTTTATAGACTAGCCCAGAGATATATCGGTTatcaaaaagattttaaaaatcttCAGATAGGAATTATCAGAAGCGGCTGTAAAGAAGAACTGATAAAAGTATTGACACAGATAGTGAGGAGTATAAAGAAAGTGTTCAGGTTAATAAGCCTCACAAATGTGAAGTGCAggtcaaatgatttaaaataaaataaaaaacatgactgTGAGTCATATAAGATGAAGATGAACCAACAAGGGCAAGAGGACATTATAAATTTGATACATTTGAGTATGCCTATTATGAACATTGTATTTGAATGAATGTTCGATttttttatagatgtattactatACTAATCTAAAATGAAGGTACACTTTTTCCaacataaaagcaataaaaataaaacgttttagAAAAGTTGAATAATACTCACATCGGACTTAATGAAAAACCAAATACTACTCACTTTATTTTTGCTACCAAAATCAATAAGCATATTATAGTATGATTTCTTAAgcattatgaaacaaaaatataaaatataaaaaataaatgcaattaaaaaaaaattgaagcagAAAACGggtattttaaatagcaaaaatctttgacattattactgtttttactgcatttatgatcaaataaatgcagccttagtgagcagaagaggctttaaaaaatcttacagagcCCAAATTCTTTAACTGGAGTGTAcattactattttattaaaaGAGACTTTGAATTGGTATGTGTGTGACCTGAGTAGGCGGTTGTTCTCCTCCTCAGCATAAGGAAACGTGACATTTATTGCAGTCTCATTATGTTGAATGAACTTCAAGAACTCTGTTGAATCCAGCTGAGCATCTCCGTTATCATAGTTCTGTTGAAACACAAACAGCATTAAATAAAAGTGTGAAACACACCAGCACTTCTGAAGACAAATGCATTGTGTTCAATGAATCAGTAtgttgatgcacacacacacacacacacacatacaaacctgGAAGTATTTGAGGAGGACATCTGTGAAGTTGGATCCTTTAGAAAACCAGCCGTCAGGCTCCACCTCAGACTGCAGCCATTCAATCACATGACTTCTCAACTCATTGCGGTCCGTAAGGTAACAAACAACTAAATAATCAAACAAACCGGACAAATAGGCCCAACATGTTACAATTGCACTATACATCTGAAAACGAAGTAACTTTATGCCTTTTCAAAACATATTGACCACCATCTTTAGCCCAGTCAGACCCTATTTAAATAgataatgattaaaatgaaaatagaataatttgttttttttttattactttattctaTTAGTCATTTTAAGTCCTATATCACATATTTCATTCTGTCCAAACAAAACTGCTCTGTAAAAAAACTTGAGTATTGAATGTTATATGGTAGACCAACTATAAAAAGGCATATGTGTGTTTACTCACTTGGGCTGTTGGTGGCTTTTTCCATTTTCTTCTCTAAACGAGAAGAGACAGAAACCAGGTCAGTGAGGTTCATCAACAACTGAAAACAACAGGTGCTTTTTCTGCAAAGTTCTTAAAATATCTTGCATATTTATGCATTCAAATGTGGCCAATTGTAGTGACATTTCAGAGAGGAAATGGCTGCAATTATCTAGGGTACAATGACAATTTCCTGTTATAATCTGTGACAGTGGTTTGTGGTGAAGCAGCTACACGTACTGGTTATTGAAATGGAAAGGTCTGTTATATGTATTGTGGTATTCCATGACTGTAACTATGCTTTTTAGACTTTATCTATTAAAGAAAATGCTATAAACCTGTTAAATGGAGAGCACATACAAACTTACCTTCACAATGTCCATCATGGGCAACCTGAACTTTGAGTCCGGTGAGACAGGCATCACGATGCAGCTCACAGTGATTACGGTACGTCTTCCCATTACGGCCACAAACTGGATGCTTATGGGGTTTGCATTGCTGATAAAGACACACACTGAAATAAGTGTACATTTAAGATATCCATGTCATTTATTTGAGTTGTTATCAACTAGTGGATATTGAATAAAACAAATTGGGTCACAGGTCTGTTGTAACAGagaacaaaatgtcaaaaaatgcaaataataatttgataattaACAATGTGCATATTTGGATAGCAAATAAATAATCTTACAATATCTGATACAGTGTTTGTTGCAGGATGGTAAATTACAATTCTGCTCTTATTTATATACTTAAGTTTAACATACTGTAGAAATTAAGCTTAACTGTATCGCTTGCAATGAAAAACATATTCAGCTTTGTCTTTTGACAAAGAAGATCAATGGTAAAATGTATATGAGAGTTGCCTTTAGAGTTAACTTAGTTGGTAGTTGGTTTTGATTGATCATTGGGTTACTTTAGTAGGCTACTAGTCTTGTAAAGCAGATTTGGCAACCCTGGTGTGAAAGAGCATCATGTGTGGCTGAATAAAACCTCACCTCGATACACAGACAGCTGGGCTCTCCTTTCTCTGTCACAGCACATTCTCTCCCAGCTCCACAGAACACATTGGCACAAACTTTACTTTTACTCCTTACCTCCTGCACAAAACACGCAGAGAAGCAACAAAATGTAAGTAGGCCTACGATATTATATCACATCAAACAGCGCATGTAGGAGCTTTTCGATGCGACAGTGACATTTAGTGTTGTACTTTGGCTCCAGCTGATGGTGAAAAAGGGGAAACGTCTcagaaattatataatttattatcatgACTTATAATTTAAGTACTTTTTATTACTTACTTTTAAAGGGATACGTCATGTAGTCCAATTACTAAACGCCTAAAAGTCTTTACTAATTCCATTTTTCGGTAATAACAAACCTGTATATTTTAGAAGTAACCACAAGATGGCAGGCTATACTTAATAAACAAAACCCGAAAACTTATCCACTAATAAATTACAATCAAGTTGctgttttctttaattatttctgTGGTAACAAATGATGCAATTACACAGACCCTAGCCATACAAAAGTGCACGTTATGTATTCTTATCCACTGTGTTTTTACCTACAGGACAGGATAACAAGGACTTGCTCATTCACTCTCTTCAGACATGTGCTGCTCTTTTGTTGTGGCGTCTGATTGGTGCAGACTGAAGCCTTGACACCGCTCCAGATGAGAGCCAGACCTGTTGACCTTTGCCATCTAAAAGTGAGAGTGAGTAACAAAGAGTCTAACCACCACGACAATACACCAGCACATGCTGTCActcactgaaaaacacacaaataaaagcagcacCACACAACTGCAAGAcagatggcacacacacacacacccacacacacatatacaaaccaACTGCAACATCCTAATGTGCTCTGATCCTTCTTCAGGAAAAGCATGTGTACTAGTATACTAGTGAAAAGCAGACGTTTTTGAGCTAACTCGTTGCAGTCTTTCACCTAtggcaaaattttattttattgtttaatttattttattttatttaaagtgcaaccaaaaattaattaaattaaaattgatttaattttttaaattattaaattatatattttagccAAACAAAGCACAGTCTACATtacatatttactgtatttttagtaaaaaaaaggcTGTCaagctttttattctttttttatttgtttcaattAAAGTGCaacaaaaaagaaaggaaaattgtatacattttataatataatataatataatataatataatataaaattaaaactaataattcaAGAGATATTCCGTCTTTATTCTACTGTATATTCTGGCCTAGCAAAGCACATTGTACATGACATATATGCTGTATTTTTAGTGAAAGAGTGGCATTACCTCTCAAAACCCCCAGAGGAGGTCCTCACTAGTGCGAATGCTTACTTGCTGGCTCAGGACAGACTGATGTTCAGGAAGATGCAGTACATGTATAGTTGGATACACATTTACATACAAGCCTGGGGACATCTGTCCATCTCTACATGCCCTGTGACCCCTCAACTTTGACCTTTAACTTCTCACTGGGAAGACTCTGGGACACAATGAATGGTAACCCAAGAAAGTGAGGAAAAGGGATTATGTTTTAGGGATCATGTAGGGTGGAGCAGCACAATGTGAGCTGgcagatgtttctctctctctctctctttctctctctaacaAGATGAATATTTTACATAGAATGTGCATTGGGTGCCAataatatgagagagagagagagagagagagagagagagaataaatgtGTTTTCCAGTGATGACTCATATAGTGCCAAATATATGTACAccgagaaaaacaaaaaacagacctGTCCATTTATTTTGATCTTTTAACAGACCACAAAACTTCTATTTTTTtagttgaaattatatttaagtttCTTGACCGGGGCTGATTTAAGATATTTCAACATCGCTGCATGGTTATTCTAAAATATGAAAAGTGGcatattcaattaatctattattCTCATGTGAGCATCCTAAACAAACACAAGAACAATACcagaattattaagcagcacaactgttttcagcattgatattgataagaaatgtttcttgagcagcaaatcagcatataagatcatgtgacactgaagactggagtaatgatgctgaaaattcagccttgcatcattggaataaattacattttaatatatagtcAAATTTGAAAAAAGCACAATttgtcacaattattattattatgattttaatataatttatacctACAGTATTTTAATCACCAGttaaccttggtgagcataagaaatgtCTTTTCCAAAACACTTACTATCTATAGTTtagcatattaatattaaataaaacattaaagagcGATGCTGCCTAAAGTGCAGACACCGAAGACTCTGCCACTGATTCAACAGAACATTAACACCAATAAACTGAGATGAGCGGAAACCCCTTTCACACACATCACACAACTCCTAACAGGCTgtgtaaagcacacacacaccgagcaCTGACCTAAAACCAGAGGGCAGACGGCACATTCCTCACATTCCCGAGTGTGTCAGCTGAGATCGTTTGATGGAGATCAGAGCAGACAGACACATTACTAGTGAACAGAAGTCTGTGTAGAATCACTGTACTGAtcctatcttaaaaaaaacactgacagcaTTGCCGGTTCTCATTCTGGTTTATGTTTTGGTGCAGACTCAGATACACCAGCCCTTCACTCATGTGGAGAAGCTGAACTGTGAGCACACGTTTGACATTCTTTAACACTTATGAGGGAACCACAATAAAACACTGctctaaaaaacaacaacgtttAACTACTTTGATTCTGACATGCTAGAAGTATGCAACAATAACAACGTGTAAGAGAAGATATGGCACTTTGTTAATGATAGACATTTTTCAGATCTGTAATGTTCTGTGCCTCTGCAGAACTACACTAATATTTCATTGCAACATGCTTCAGTAGGTGCtaaaacacagtgtgtgtgttcacgtgtgtgtgttgcagtatTAGTCTGAAACATACTCAAATGTGTCAAAAACACAGCCAGCAATGAAAACAATGAAATTACTCCATTCCCAGTCCCAAAACACATTTTTGAGAATTACAATCCATATTTTCATCCTCTCAGACTTCCTTACTTATTGATTAATGCTACTCGATTTTAACTGAGGAGTGTAGTGCGCCATCTAGTAAACACGCAAGTCTGTGGTAAACGTGTGAAGAATTCTTGTGAAAAGTGAATGGACTCTTTGCACAGTTAATAATAACATTGAAAATCTAGAAGAGTtttctttgtaatttaattagtaaaatgttttatgtacatttttaatagAGAAATATTTGACAGAAAGTGTTTCTAATAATATAACTGCTGAAGGAAGTTTTTCCTATTTTGTGAAGTCACAAAAACCCAAATGTGGATTATTTCTTCCTTTATTGGAGCAATTGGGAATGCAGAAATtatatttgttgtagttttttttttttttttgacaactaTGACAGCTTCTGAGATGCTTGGAAATGTAAAAAGGGTCAATAGGTGGGCTTTATGTCTTGTCTTAATACATAGCATCTCACAAAGCCCATATGGCAACCGCATAACACTTTAACAACTGCCACACCCACTGGTTAACCCCTGCATGGAGGAATACTAATGATCTGATCAGCATCTTGTGATCTATCTATTGTTGCTGTGTTTTTGAGCAAAGCATTTCAATTCTTGCAGGGGGCCTAGGTCTCATACTTCTGTCTGCCTCATGTTTGTtcatgcacatgcacatgcaaaaataaaaaatgcaagagtaaatgtgtttttgatgTTGGGAGAACTGGCAAATGTATAAGTATAAGCTGCAAAATGTCTGTTAATACAGGTTATGCTCAAGTAAAATAGGCCGATATTGATATCTTTTCCGATATTGATGCGACTGTCAGAAGTAGCCCAATTGATCTGAAATCACCTTACCTTCAATACGATGATATAAACATGCTCATCTCTAACT encodes:
- the LOC113098164 gene encoding follistatin-related protein 1-like is translated as MLSFSSLSVCAADPHISPFFYHFLIMIIRTLSPFIVLSVVCCYAEEVRSKSKVCANVFCGAGRECAVTEKGEPSCLCIEQCKPHKHPVCGRNGKTYRNHCELHRDACLTGLKVQVAHDGHCEEKKMEKATNSPIVCYLTDRNELRSHVIEWLQSEVEPDGWFSKGSNFTDVLLKYFQNYDNGDAQLDSTEFLKFIQHNETAINVTFPYAEEENNRLLRSLCVDALIELSDENADWKLSFDEFLNCLRPGFNPPERKCALEDETYEDGAETQMECNRCVCACGNWVCTAVICDGLNKFPALEEMEGNDQEMSEEEWTRRVAELNEHQETMEKMKMATKEV